A region of the Chloroflexota bacterium genome:
TTAGAGTATGCGATGGAGAGATGCGGCGTCTTCGTCACCTTGACCAGAGACGGCCAGTTGCGCGGTTGCATCGGGCGCGTTATCCCGCATGAGCCACTCTACCACACCATACAGGAATGCACTGTCTTGGCGGCAACCGAGGACCAGCGCTTCCCTCCGGTGAGTGTCGCAGAACTGGGGGATATTCGCATCGAGATCTCAGTGCTCTCACCTCTGCATCCACTTAACAATATTGGTGAAATCCAAATAGGCCGTGATGGCCTGGCCATCCTGCACGGGGAGCATTTTGGCTTGCTGTTGCCACAGGTGCCCGTGCAGGAAGGATGGGATCGTGATGAATATCTCCGGGCACTTTGTCGCAAAGCGGGTCTGCCCGAAGACGCTTGGGCGAAGGGTGCCACGCTGTACCGTTTCACTGCAGAGGTTTTCGGAGAGAGCGAGTAGGAAACATGACGGCCGACGTCCTCTCGCTGGAAACGGATTTCAAGGAACGGCTTTTGTCCCTCAAGCCGCTGGATCTCTGCACCTATGAGTCGCTCCTCCGTACACGCTATCCAGAGACGGAGGGGCTTTTCTCCATCCCAGGGCTGTTAGACCACACACAGCAGGTGATGGAAGCAGTGCGCGCTAACGCAGGAACACTGGATACGGCGACGGCGCAGGCACTTTATTTAGCGGCATTACTGCACGCAGTCGGGCAAAGTGGAGATCAACTGTCCGACTCCATAGGTGTCACCGTGGAACGAGCACGGGAAGTCTGCTTCAGGCTAGGCATCAAACCTTCCGTGCGCGATGACGTGGTTTACCTAGTACGCCATCAACACATCCCCTGGCTCTATGGAGTCCGGCATTATAATGTGCTTCGCTATTTACAACTATCCGCTATGCTGAACACACAGGCGCTCTATCTACTCGCCCGCGCGGATATAGAGGCGGATGGCGAACGTTCTAGAATCAGATCAACGCACCCACTGGAGGCTTTCCGGCGCACTTGCGAGGAGGCCGGTGTCTTTGGTCAGCGGCCGCAAATTTGGCTTAGCGAGGAGGATCTGGATGCTCTGGGTGTCCATGAACCAGATGAACGGCTCCGGCTGCGCCACGAAGTGTTGGAGAGGCAACTGCGCGGCTTGTTCGATAACCCTGCCCAGGCCCGTGCTTGGGTTTCTGCCATCGTCAGGCGGCCACATGGCACCTTGTATCTAACTGTGGGGGTGCCAGGCAGTGGCAAGACAACCTGGGTACAACAATCTCTCCCAGGTGTGCGACGGATCTCAATGGACGATCAGCGGGAACTCCTCCTGGGTAGCCGCAGCGACCAAAGCCTAAACCCAGAAGTCTTTCGTGCCTGCTCGTACCGGCTTCACGAGGCGTTGGCACGAAACGAGACAGTCATCTGGGATGCACAAAGCCACACCTTGGCTCAGCGGAGAAACGTGCTCCGCGCTGCACGAGGCCATCATGCAACTGTGATCATCATACATTTTGATGTGCCCCTGTGCGTGGCGTTAGAACGCAATCGAATGCGGGAGTTTGCTGTGCCCGATGAGGTGATAATCCGCAGTTACAGGCGCTTGTTGGAGCCCCGGGATTATGAGGCAGAAGAAATCCGGCGCATCATCGCCTAGTGGCACAGATTTCTCCCGGAAAGGAAAACTCATGACCGAACAGAGCATACAGCCAGATGCCTTCTACTTTACCAGCGGCCCTGTGGGGTGTCTGCTTCTCCACGAGTTTATGGGTTCGCCGGCAGAGATGCGATCAATGGGAGAGTACTTGGCAGAGAAAGGATTCACCGTGAGCGGACCGCTCCTGCCGGGTCACGGTACAGAGCCCAACAATCTGTCCAACATTCATTGGCGGGACTGGTGGGCAGCGGCAGAGGAAGCCTTCTATGAACTACGAAACAAGTGCCATCTCGTCTTTGTAGCCGGTTTCTCTATGGGCGCGTTACTCGCACTGCGTCTGGCTGCTTACCATCCAGTACGTGGGCTTATCCTTATGGCTCCGGCTATTGCCGAAGGGAATCTGCGATCCGGATTGACGCTTCTCAGACATTATGCTCGGGGCGGGTGCGTGCCCCTTGAGAGAGATGACAGTATTGGGGAGAGTAAAATGTGCCTCAATATCTGGCGTTATGATAAGGCACCTATCCGCGCCATTTTTCAAGTCTATCGGTTGCAGAAAGAGGTGATGCCTTTTCTGAGCCGCGTTGTTGTTCCCACACTGATCTTCCAGGGGCAGTACGACCAAATACTCGGGCCCGATGCCGGGGCCCTGACTTATGAGGCAATCGCCTCCAGCGACAAGGAACTCGTATTTTTAGAACACTCCGGTCACTTCTTAACCGTGGGGGCCGATCGAGAATTCGTCTGGCGTAAGGCCGCCGAATGGATGATGGCCCGGGCCGGCGGGCGGATCAGCACCGCCTTGTAGCCCCTTGGGGGTTACCTCGGTAATTCGCAAATCACCTTATACTGGATCCTCTTCGCCTCCATATCGGCTGACTAAAACCAATACCGCGAGAGTCAGTGCGCCCAGTAAAATGAGAGCGATCAGTTTGTAGATGCGTGAGGAGATGAGCAGAGCGAGGGCACCAAAGAAGGCGCAAAAGGCCCAGTAAATCAGCACAATAACGCGGTGAGAGATGCCTATATCCAGCAGCCGGAAATGGAGGTGAGCCCGATCGCCCAGGCCAGGGGAGCGACCGCGCCGGAGACGATCTACGATTAGCCACGCCACGTCCATAATCGGGACGCCTAAGACGAGCAAGATAGTTGCCATGCGCGCGCCGCCGACTATGGAGAGAGTGGCTACTGCGTAGCCCAAGAAGAAGGAGCCCGAACTACCCATGAAAACCTTGGCTGGGTGAAAGTTATACGGCAGGAAGCCCAAAGTCGCCCCCAGTAATGCGAGTGGCAATAGTGAAACCGTGTATTGTCCCTCACGGATCATGTGGACGGCCAAGACAGTGGCAGTAATGGCCGCCACTCCCGCTGCTAACCCATCTAGTCCATCTAAGAAGTTGAAGGTGTTGACCATGCCCACGATCCAGAAAATAGTGAAAGCCGCCGTTATAAACCAGGGGAATACGACGAGTTGGTTGGAAAAGGGGCTCGTGACGCGCTCGATGAAAACCTCCGTGCCAATGGCAATGAGCGCAGCAATTATCTGGAAAATGAGTTGGGTGGGTGCCCCCAATTCGTGTCGGTCATCCCATAGACCAACGACGAATAGGAAAGTCGAACCCAACAAGATGCCGAAGACATGCAGCGGCTCCTTTGGGTTAGGCCCCTCTGGCATGGGCAAACTGAGGGCGGGCGGCAAGAAACGCGAGAAAAGTACGCCAATCACAAAGGCCACGAAAAGGGCGATGCCCCCCAACCGTGAAACAGCACCCGCGTGCCGACGCCGGCCACCCGGCATATCCACAATGCCCAGCCGAGAGCCCAGACGGCCAGTCAGTGGTGCTAGGGTAAACGCGAGTGCGAATGAAAGAGCGAAGACGAGAAAAAAAGCCATTCCTTACCTCTTGGCACTGAAATCAGAGTCCCTCTCATCCGGTGCCGAATTGCCTATCGCCTGCATCGCCCAGCCCAGGGACGATATAACCCGCAGGTGGGTCACCAGGGGACTTCGGCTCAGGTGTCAAGTGATCATCTATAGCGGCCACGTGAATATCCACGTCGGGATGGGCGCTGGTCAGGCGCTCAATACCTTCGGGTGCCGCGATGATGGCTACCATTTTGATGCGCTGCGCCCCCCACTGTTTCAGGATGTCCACTGTGGCCACAGCCGACCCGCCCGTTGCTAACATAGGGTCCAGGATGAGGCACAGTTGCACCGTTGGCGCGACTGGGAGCTTATTATAGTATTGCACCGGCCGCAGCGTACGCTCGTCCCGATACAGGCCAATATGCCATACCTCAGCGGCGGGCATCATCTCCCAAACGCCATCTACCATCCCTAACCCCGCCCGCAAGATAGGAATGAGCCCGATCCTCTCTTTTAACTTAAAGCCTTTCGCCTGGGCTAACGGGGTAATGACAACGGTTTCCTCTACTGCTAAATCGGCGGTGGCTTCATATGCTAATAGGATCGCGATCTCCTTCACCAACTGGCGGAACTTCTTGGGCTCGGTGTTCACATCGCGGAGCAGGGTTAACTTGTGTTTCACCAGAGGATGCTGTGAGATATGAACTCTCGGTTTCACCGTGGCCTTCCTCCCCCCTTGCTACTATAAACACACCAAAAAGGGGCTTCAGAAAGCCTGAAGCCCCTTGGCATCACTTCTCCCCACATTGTTGGAGAAGCCACTCCCATTCCTCATCCACCTTGGCTTGGAATTCCTCAATGATGTGGCGAAACTTAGGCTGAAAGAGGTGGCGGAATCGGCCCTGTGCCTTCAGAAACTCCTCGGCAGGCTTCTTCTCCTTGGGTTTATAGGTGAGCCGCCAGACGCCTTTCTCAACTTCGTAAAGCGGCCAGTAGCAGGTGTCCACGGCCAATCGCGAGATCTCAATGGTTTGGTCCGTATCGTGTCGCCAGCCGCGGTTGCAGGACGTGAAGGCATTGATGAACGAAGGCCCGTCGGCAGCCAGGGCTTTCTGTGTTTTCTGCATCAGATCGCGCCAGTGGCTTGGTGATACTTGTGCTACGTAAGGAATATCGTGGGCAGCCATGATCTTGGTGATGGGCTTGCGCCATTGTATTTTGCCAGGGATGACCTCGCCGGCCGGTGATGTAGTTGTGCTTGCACCAAGGGGCGTTGCCCCCGATCTCTGGATGCCCGTATTCATGTAGGCCTCGTTGTTAAGGCACACGTAGAGGAATTTGTGCCCGCGCTCGAAGGCACCTGAAATCCACTGTAAGCCGATGTCGTACGTTGCCCCATCGCCGCCGATGGCGATAAACTTGATTCCGCGATCTTCTATCTTACCCTGGCGCACCAGTGAGCGGTACGCGGCTTCAGCCCCGGCGATAGTAGTGGATACGTTCTCGAAGGCGTTATGAATCCAAGGCACGCGCCAGGACGAGAACGGGTAGATAGAAGTAGCTATCTCTAAGCAGCCAGTGGCACAGCCGAGGACTACCGGATCATCTATCGCCGCGAGCAATTGACGTAGGACGATACCCTCGCCGCAGCCTGCGCACAGACGATGTCCGGGGGCCAACTTCTCTACCTGGCCAGCCATCTCTTTTAACTTCAATGAAACTACCATGTTCGCAATCCTCCTCTCAGGCAATCCCTACTCACGCAACCCCACGTAGCGGACCACTGGGTCCGTCTCACCAGTGGCGACAATGTGTTGCAAATCCGAGGCTACTTTCTCAATTTGGTCTGGTGTAGCATCGCGGCCGCCCAACCCGAAGATGTAGTTCACCATACGAGTATCGTGATTGCGAGCCACGAACAATGCCGCACATAACTCTAAGAACAGTGGCCCTGCACCCTCGATGCAACCAAATGTTGTGGAACGGTCCATCACGCCCACCGCCTGCACGTCCTGAAGTGCTTCGGCGAATTCTTTATAAGGGAAGGGTCGGAACACGCGAGGCTTCAGTAACCCGATCTTGATACCGTTCTTGCGTAACTCTCGGACCACAGTGCGCGCTGTGCCCGCCGTGGAACTAAGCACCACGATGGCCATCTCTGCGTCATCCATCTTGTAATCGTCAAAGATGCCGTAGCGGCGCCCGAACCTCTGGCCAAATTCTTCCCCTACTTGTTCGATGATCGGCAAAGCATGGCTCAGAGCGTCAACTTGTTGGCGTTTGTGTTCGAAATAGTAGTCGTAGAAATCCCAGGAGCCGAAGGTTGTGGGCTTATCCACATCTAAGAGCGAATACATGGGTTTGTACTCTCCCACAAACTCCCTTACCTCGGCGTCGTCCAGGAGTTCTACTCGCTCCACGCCGTGACCGGTGATAAAGCCATCTTGCATAGACATGACCGGCGTAAGCAAGTCCGGATGTTCCGCGATGCGTACGGCCTGAATTGTGTTGTCATAGGCCTCTTGAGCGTTTTCGGCAAAGATCTGGATCCAACCCGCGTCGCGCGCACCCATCGAATCGCTATGGTCGCAGTGGATGTTGAGGGGCGCGGATAAAGCACGGTTCACCACGGACATCACGATGGGCAACCGTAGCGATGAGGCAATATATACCACCTCCCACATCAGCGCCAAGCCATTGGCCGACGTGGCCGTCATCACGCGCGCGCCCGCCGCCGCAGCGCCAATGCACGCACTCATAGCCGCGTGCTCGCTCTCAACAGGCACGAATTCAGTATCCACGATGCCGTCGGCCACATACTGGGAAAAATTCTGCACAATGGCTGTTTGTGGGGTGATTGGATAGGCAGCGACTACGTCTGGGTTGATTTGTCGCATGGCATTAGAAACGGCGTTCGCGCCATCCAGAGCCATGCTCCTTGATTTAACCATTTCGTTTCCTCCTCAGACAAATAAAACGTGGTCTCGGCGGGGCGAACTTTCTACCCCTCAAACTTGGTCTCTTCGACCATCTGGATGACTTTGCCCGGCTGTCCGGTAACGGTATGGGCTTCCACTTTCACTGGGCACTCTACAGCGCAAATGCCACAGCCCTTACAGTGGTCATAATCAAAAGCAACCCACTTTCCATCCTGGACTATGATCGCTCCGTCGGGACAGTACACCCAGCAAATCATGCAATTGGTGCACTTGCTGGCATCATGGACAGGACGCATAGTGCGCCAGGCGCCAGTCTTATATTCTACTGAGCTGCCAGGCTCGAACACTAGTCCAGCAATGTTTGCTTCTTTCCATGTGGCATCTAGTTTTGGCATTGATGAGCATCTCCCTTCGTGATATCTCGAGCGGATAGATTAGCCTTGCACAACCTCGTCGTAAGCGCGCTTGATCGCCTGAATGTTAGCCTCCACTACCTCGGGGCGCAGTTTTTCCCCCAGTTTTTCTCTG
Encoded here:
- a CDS encoding AAA family ATPase, with amino-acid sequence MTADVLSLETDFKERLLSLKPLDLCTYESLLRTRYPETEGLFSIPGLLDHTQQVMEAVRANAGTLDTATAQALYLAALLHAVGQSGDQLSDSIGVTVERAREVCFRLGIKPSVRDDVVYLVRHQHIPWLYGVRHYNVLRYLQLSAMLNTQALYLLARADIEADGERSRIRSTHPLEAFRRTCEEAGVFGQRPQIWLSEEDLDALGVHEPDERLRLRHEVLERQLRGLFDNPAQARAWVSAIVRRPHGTLYLTVGVPGSGKTTWVQQSLPGVRRISMDDQRELLLGSRSDQSLNPEVFRACSYRLHEALARNETVIWDAQSHTLAQRRNVLRAARGHHATVIIIHFDVPLCVALERNRMREFAVPDEVIIRSYRRLLEPRDYEAEEIRRIIA
- a CDS encoding alpha/beta fold hydrolase, which produces MTEQSIQPDAFYFTSGPVGCLLLHEFMGSPAEMRSMGEYLAEKGFTVSGPLLPGHGTEPNNLSNIHWRDWWAAAEEAFYELRNKCHLVFVAGFSMGALLALRLAAYHPVRGLILMAPAIAEGNLRSGLTLLRHYARGGCVPLERDDSIGESKMCLNIWRYDKAPIRAIFQVYRLQKEVMPFLSRVVVPTLIFQGQYDQILGPDAGALTYEAIASSDKELVFLEHSGHFLTVGADREFVWRKAAEWMMARAGGRISTAL
- a CDS encoding undecaprenyl/decaprenyl-phosphate alpha-N-acetylglucosaminyl 1-phosphate transferase translates to MAFFLVFALSFALAFTLAPLTGRLGSRLGIVDMPGGRRRHAGAVSRLGGIALFVAFVIGVLFSRFLPPALSLPMPEGPNPKEPLHVFGILLGSTFLFVVGLWDDRHELGAPTQLIFQIIAALIAIGTEVFIERVTSPFSNQLVVFPWFITAAFTIFWIVGMVNTFNFLDGLDGLAAGVAAITATVLAVHMIREGQYTVSLLPLALLGATLGFLPYNFHPAKVFMGSSGSFFLGYAVATLSIVGGARMATILLVLGVPIMDVAWLIVDRLRRGRSPGLGDRAHLHFRLLDIGISHRVIVLIYWAFCAFFGALALLISSRIYKLIALILLGALTLAVLVLVSRYGGEEDPV
- the upp gene encoding uracil phosphoribosyltransferase, which translates into the protein MKPRVHISQHPLVKHKLTLLRDVNTEPKKFRQLVKEIAILLAYEATADLAVEETVVITPLAQAKGFKLKERIGLIPILRAGLGMVDGVWEMMPAAEVWHIGLYRDERTLRPVQYYNKLPVAPTVQLCLILDPMLATGGSAVATVDILKQWGAQRIKMVAIIAAPEGIERLTSAHPDVDIHVAAIDDHLTPEPKSPGDPPAGYIVPGLGDAGDRQFGTG
- a CDS encoding pyruvate ferredoxin oxidoreductase (catalyzes the formation of acetyl-CoA from pyruvate and coenzyme A); the protein is MVVSLKLKEMAGQVEKLAPGHRLCAGCGEGIVLRQLLAAIDDPVVLGCATGCLEIATSIYPFSSWRVPWIHNAFENVSTTIAGAEAAYRSLVRQGKIEDRGIKFIAIGGDGATYDIGLQWISGAFERGHKFLYVCLNNEAYMNTGIQRSGATPLGASTTTSPAGEVIPGKIQWRKPITKIMAAHDIPYVAQVSPSHWRDLMQKTQKALAADGPSFINAFTSCNRGWRHDTDQTIEISRLAVDTCYWPLYEVEKGVWRLTYKPKEKKPAEEFLKAQGRFRHLFQPKFRHIIEEFQAKVDEEWEWLLQQCGEK
- the porA gene encoding pyruvate ferredoxin oxidoreductase translates to MVKSRSMALDGANAVSNAMRQINPDVVAAYPITPQTAIVQNFSQYVADGIVDTEFVPVESEHAAMSACIGAAAAGARVMTATSANGLALMWEVVYIASSLRLPIVMSVVNRALSAPLNIHCDHSDSMGARDAGWIQIFAENAQEAYDNTIQAVRIAEHPDLLTPVMSMQDGFITGHGVERVELLDDAEVREFVGEYKPMYSLLDVDKPTTFGSWDFYDYYFEHKRQQVDALSHALPIIEQVGEEFGQRFGRRYGIFDDYKMDDAEMAIVVLSSTAGTARTVVRELRKNGIKIGLLKPRVFRPFPYKEFAEALQDVQAVGVMDRSTTFGCIEGAGPLFLELCAALFVARNHDTRMVNYIFGLGGRDATPDQIEKVASDLQHIVATGETDPVVRYVGLRE
- a CDS encoding 4Fe-4S binding protein; the encoded protein is MPKLDATWKEANIAGLVFEPGSSVEYKTGAWRTMRPVHDASKCTNCMICWVYCPDGAIIVQDGKWVAFDYDHCKGCGICAVECPVKVEAHTVTGQPGKVIQMVEETKFEG